The segment GTGACACGTCTCATGAACAATTCAAACAAATCGGTAACAAAGCACGTGACGGCGAGTATGGTgggtgtttttttaaaaatcatgagCAAGTTAAATCATCactatcattatcatcatcgtCGTCATCGAGCTCAATGGCAACCGATGCCTcggaaaaagttcaaaaatcaataGGTCTGACAATGATGGGTTTAAATGATCAGCCAGttgatgataatttaatagtttattGTACGAGACCTGGTTGCCGTCTTTGGGAAGTCAATGTAAGCGGTACAGTTGTAAAGACTCATCAATTTAAAGAAGCACTTAAACCACCCgctaaaatattcaaatcatCATCTATAAAATCCAGTTATTGTGATAACGACAGCTCAAAAAATActcaaacaattaatttttcacgtttacaagttataaataataaatacttgcTCTCTTATACtactaataatatatttataatagatCCAATAAATACAACAATTATATCGactgaatttaataatatatttatgattaatgtgattgatgataaaatttatattatgacGACACTAGGTAcctttcattatttattattgtcgacaagtgattatttaattttaaaattttatgatcataaattatttgatgatTGTTTACAATTATGTAAATTGTATCGTAATGATTTAACAAATGACGCAGatataaataatgttttacTTCCGATAATCGCATCAATACAATCGAATTTTACACCACAGAGATTACATTCGGGAATTGTTGTTGTTAATTCAGGCCAcggtttatttaataatgatgagtataataattattttttagaaattaatgataaaaataaaagtgaaataaaacAGAAAGTTGATAATGAATcagatgaaattattttaacaaatgaatttaaaagcATGACAATTAATGGTAGCAAtggtgatattaaaaataattattttaaaataaatgattcaacgaataaaagtaatgatggTGATTTGGAAtctcaatttaaaaatgagtttaaaaatattcaaagtgaTGTAGAACCGATTTATGAGTTGataaattcattgaaaaattgtctTAATGAAGacactgataaaataattaatgatataattaaaaatattatggatattaaaaataaatataaacaaattgaattaaaacaatttatttatgaaataatacgATCTGTTGAACgtcattattttaatgtgTTATTAGAAAATGTGAtgattgatttatattttgaaaataattttgtgattGATGAAATTACTCGGgcatttattgatttaaattcaagTGCTGATTGTATttgtgagaaaaattttttgaaaaataattaccacgCTATGGAACCAAAGTTTATTGAAGTAggaataaatttacttaaattattagttaaagtaaataaaagcaatgcaataaatatatgttgtaAAATACCGTACATGTGGCACGagtattttcaaattcaaatagataataaatttgaatgtgATATTATTCCATTGTGCCTTCAAACTAgagacaataaaattattgccaATTTATTCATACTTCTGGATGACGACAAAGAGCTATGGAATTATGCCGctgaaagttataaatttatggagAAAGGTATTTGTTTGGTGTGCAAACGAAAATATAAAGCTTTAATTAGTAACGATAATGAGCAATTTGATGTACTTGATTGGAGTGAAATAGCTCGTcttattataaagaaaaaaaatattgacacggcatttaaatttcttaaaaatttggaaaaattattacctcatgttaaattaaaagaaaagtaattacttcatttcatttaaatatttattgtatttttaaaaaattcaatgaatcaatttatttaaaattttttttttcttacatttaaaaattaattttttttttaatttttcagtatTTATCAGTCacttatatttacaaaattattagatCAACATGGACTTGATCATACAGTTGAATTTGATgggaataaattaaataatgattataattcgATTTGTTCATCAgaagtaagttttttttttaatgattatttttacaataattataaataaaataaattgtttttcagGTACAGAAAATGCTTAAAGAATCATTGGAAAAAGATatcgaaaaagaaataattaaaaaaaatttatttggaagTGGAGTCCATCATTGGGGAAttaaattcaagacaaaatcATCAATATGTTCTTCCTGTACTCTTTCATTACAAACCCCAGTTTTATTAGGAAATAATGGGATATCAATATTTCCATGTGGTCATGCTTATCACGTTAATTgtcttttacaaaaaaaatcaacaaaatgttttcttcatccataaaaaataaaagtaaaagaaaaaaaactttttttaatgtatataatatgaaatttttaaaatttaattatttaaaatttttagatacaATTTTTGTgccaaataataaaataaaatactctctacttattaaattaaaatatgtatttgttaaattttattaatagcaatatataaataacaaaaaatatttataaaacaatttgttttattttcaaaattcctaatcattgagaatttttttaaatccagtacttgattgttaaattattgattacaaaaaaagtacAGTATGTACATTTTGACTAttgatttttagttttattctctttgacataaaaatattttaaatattaaatatataacagtCGCCTTGATACAAggaatgattaaaaaaataaaaaatcattgacagaaaattcaaatatgaattatttaaatgtctaTGCGgtttacataataataaataacaatttaaaaaatatcagacaaatttataaCATCaagacataaattttttttaaatattcatatatgtataaataataatttatatttaatctcTCGTTTATTATGACACTTACCTTAAatcatctattttttttttttttataattacattttatcaCAGTCTTAATGGATTTATCGCAAGAGTAATGACTATGCTGACATGTTTCCCTTTTTAAAATACCTACCGAAACAGGATGCTcgtcttttaaataaatacaatctGTATTACAATTCTTTGTTTAattatatcattaattatgaaacaaaaatttatcgatctatttttttttctttttttcaaatgcaaATTGAACGAtaacaagttaaatttttttgtcattttccAATCACTCTATCGCATTTATAatattcttataattttttttttataaataaaaaaaaagttaaaataataaaatttaaatatataaaaaagtaaaatttcatcttttaaatggaataaaatttacggtaattttgtatattaaaaaatcaattaattattaataataaaagtgatcaaatttttttttttcatacgctttataattgataaaaatagatTAGAAATATcgctcatatatttatattattttttgtcgcagttataaaataataatttttatgaaaaaatttttttttctttaatttaatttataattgataattaaaattttttttttattaaatgcgATATTTTTCAGCGGCTTATTAACTAaacgtttatttttcttttgcattgagtaaatttttttttacatttataataatacaatTTGCATTTCTCAACGTCATGACAAACTTACCCTGCAAGCCTGTATTCTGTTTTATTCTGAAGTATTGCTGATTGTTGTTATCGCagttttgaaataattcattgcttattattaataatataaaactaaaaactttttttaacattaataattaacaaaagaaataaacggagaaaaatgaaattataaaaaaaaaaatttgattatacataataattaaattaaaaaaaaaaattataattttcaaagagaaagaaaaaaaattatttttataatataaaatattgcttattgcaatatttttttttttttaagtatcgacagttatgaaagaaaaaaaaaagttcttttttttttcgttaaaggtaaaataaatattccaattattgagttttacttttaatcttaacaaataatttatgattaaaaaattaattaaattcttcgctataataaattaataattgaaatatttatcttactttttataaaatttatatcacagCCATAagactttttaattatcgttgagaatttttttaatgaaattacacaTTAAAATATCaacgtttaaataataaaacgttggtattaaaaattaaatttttcattcataaaatataaaaacaattacattgtatttatatttttttttttttacagtttaccTATAGTTGGATTATCAAttcataaacaataaaattaatttaaaaacaattatttctcaattattgatgatatagaattattgataataaaactataagcagatatataaataaattttcttaaattaacgATTTGTGtaatagataatttaaaagcaGCATGCATTTGACAACTcgacaatattaaaatatttatataaatattaatataaatttatgtataacaTAAAAAAGACAGGAATATTTCGGTTGGAATTATCTACGGGAAACTacggtttgtttttttttatcttttcgatttatataaaaacttttactaAACTATTTTGTGAGGAATGTAagttgtaacataaaaaaataaaactaatctAATCTAgcgtataaaatataaaataaatataaaggtatataaattacttagcattaaaaataataaaataaatatttatggcaAATAGTTTTGATTATAACAAACATTTCtcacaaaatatattaaattaaaatatagatatcactattatttgaaaatgatAGGCGTGTTTGCTGttgactttgtttttttttttttttttttttacaaattgtcacatttgtaaaataattgacaAGTTAATAAATCagcaattataaaattgctattttataaaatagtatttaaagcttttgttaattaaaattggttTGTCTTTTtagttttgattaaaaaaaaaatacaaacatatttttttttcttacaaaaatcatttacacaatttttttatcttcaattatttaaatagaattgttgacaaaataaaaagaaataaatgctACAATttagcaattattttttttttaattcagacAAACCACAATATCTAATTAagcatttaaatataatagtaataataataagaataagaataataataaaaagaataataataaaaataatggtaaaaaaagaaataataaattaacaattgtcTAGGATTAAGTGTTACAGATGAATAAAGTAAAGACATgttcattaatatatattttaaatccgAATAATTTGTATTAGATTAACATACAATCTTGAATCgtcactttaaataaatttatttaattatcttcaacatttattattgagtgacgtttatttttttaattattcatttatttagtttttttttcttctatattcaaaaattgccTCATATAACGCGTTAAATAAAACACTTGTCACACTTTTTATtctgacttttttttcactgttggTGAATATCAATTCAGTTATTTTGTCTACATTCATTcgcttaaataactttaacttatttattgattttttttaaattaattaattaattattccataTACTATGCAttcagaatatatatatatttttttgttttataatattaatacatattgtggcatatgttaaaataataaaaaaaaaggttcaaAACTGTCTGCTGTTCACAAAATCCTTTTTAGTaatggaataattttttttagagatcTGATATCAAAAAGATGCATTAAAATGtctgcatatatatatttcatatgtatatatatgtagtatttatttaggaatataaattttataatgccacattaattttaatatcaaacaCAACGAGCACTAAATTTAAACTGTGTATGCATATGTATTTGTGTAATAAGTGTtactgtttattaaaaaaaaaaaatatatggaataAAGAAtgtaatattgttattttttatcttttgtcGGTACTATTATATGATATAGTCGCAGAATGTTATCAGGTCATTATCttgaattatttcatttttaatgtcTGGAACGATGTGAAGAATCAGCACGTTCATCACGACGATCTCGTTCACGTTCACGTTCTCGTTCAGGTTCACGTTCACGTTCACGTTCTGCTGGCCGACGACTTGTCTCACGTTCACGTTCTCTCTCACGATCACGTTCTCTGTATCGATCGTCGTAATACCTAGACAATGTAGATTAGTCAATTAtgattaacttaaaattaattataatctaataacaattatttttttttttttttttttttttttttttttttttttttcaagataattaacaaaattttttacatcaattattacttttgtatgcatttacatttacatttacaatgaattgttattattattaagtacataaattaaaaatataaataaattttcattacctAGATGGTTTTGCTGACGAAACGGGTGCTGCTTCAGCTGGTTCTTCTTTAACTCTTGGTCTGGATGATTGACGTGTTGTActaatagaaaatttacaatttatattttatcattggGTCTAtcattattacaatttatcaatACAACTCTCACACATTctcttatacaaatttatcattatatattaaataatacatatatgtataatagactgattcaaaaaatttgtctattttttatttttcaaggacacactttcaaaagtttcagtcggataaaaaaaaaggctgTTAAAATTAGatctcttaatatcaatattaaatacttCCTGATTGCAATTTTCCATTTCTTATGCAAATAATTGATCAACGAATTAGTATACCAAAAAGgttcatacatatttttgtagagaattgaataatctacaaaaaaaatgtgtaaacCGCCTAactctgcgggccagccctgaAACTTTCCAGTgttcaaggagctcgaaaacattattatcaatatatttttgaactcttcAAGCTCAAAAATAGTAATGTGGCACATTCCattgcaaaaatttaagtaataaacaaaaataatgaagCACCTATATCAGCATTATCTTTGCaaataatgaaccgattttaaagtttaaatggCATTTCATGTAGTTTTCTGACCTCTAACATTggaaaagatttttaaaacatttgataaataatattatgagTTATTACGAATAGATGAAGAAAATcgttatttttgttatttttaatcactaatatcttttgaaataatgaatcgatttCGATGTTAAAGGTGACATATGATGCAGTTTTTCAATCactaacttttaaaaaaacaccGTCATCaattagttcaaaaatttagattttattagaaaaaaacactttttttttttaattctttcgacaacggtttctcttgaacgaaagaaccgattttgatggttgagatGGCATTCGatgcggcttataaagttctagagctgataagatTTTGGAATGAATCCATCGAGTACATTGcaagttattcaaaaaaaaaaaataaaaaaaaacagttttgaaaaatttttatttttgaaatatctccgaacgtaCCGTATATCGATTATACTCAATTTCTCAAAAGTTGTTGGAATTAACGAGCCGCTTCAAACGGGCCCTTAAAAAGCCAAATCAGTTCATCCgtttaaaagttacagaatatttacagaCATACattcggacatcatcttgaaattagtcagaatagtttcctagaacctcaaaacgttaagatctgttagaaattagattttggaaaattggaccgaaaccaataacttcctttttttttttttttgaaaactttcattttttttagcgggaagttgaaaagtctcttatcaatttttgataaaatgaataattcaaaagttattcgaggtcAAAGTTTAATTTATAGAACTTTTCGACTGATCTGGTGAAAATATCAGACTtactacaaaattttatattataggaCTTTTGTTGAAGACTGTTGTATTTCCAACAAATTATCTTCagcgaatttttcaaaattcttgaatgTCCTTTAGTTATTTGCATTGGAATTAAAATCAGCCATAATACGACTTTCGAAACTGATTGGTTTTGAATGCGAATAACTAAAGAACATTTAGGAATTTCGAAAAGTTTGTAATGGAGAATTTGTTGAAAGTGAAacggtctacaaaaaaggctctataacattttaaaaaactcaatttatcaaaaattaataagagacttttttgtagagcattcaattctctacaaaatatGTATGGGCTTTTTTGGTAcactaattttttgatgagtAATAGAATtccataattcaaaaaatttttgacttatgttatttaaatgagaaattgaaaattgcaATCAGAAAGTACTTAAtgttgatattaagagctctaattttaaCAGGCGTTTATTTTACCtgactaaaatttttgagtgtgtccttgaaaaataaaaaaatagtcaaattttttgaatcagtctaatatacatatatattttttttcgctgccgatataaattttccttttatatgTCAGAAGAAAACAATCTCTGTGAGTTTCAATTCTTAATTCCACCCCATACATAAATTTacgcaattttttaattttaccattcaaaaagaatgtaaatttaattatttatgatttttttacaattatctaATGCTCAGTTgcaaattataatattgtcTTATAATGGAGAATAATTGGTAGGGCATTAATTAGTAGGACTGTGTTACTGATGTCAACCATGAAAGTAATTTCctcaataaaattgattttgtttttttctgagCGTTAACTTCTGACCAcacgattaaaaaattagcgacaactatgtagaaaattcaaatctcattataaaaagttttacaaGTCAAGAcgttacacggaaaaaaatgaactatataaattgagaatgacaagtaatataatgataaagtgatcagtaaataccatcattctaaatagtaatattttatttatgattaaaacgtgaataattataggataagtatgaaaatttattgtctatgtaagaaaaattactatttgaactttaaaaatcgtaactgatacttagaaaatagacgacaagtattataaaatttactatttgaatgttaaaattccccatattgacaaccgggttccgggttataatttcaaaaagcaatttttaaagtttaattttttccgtgttaaGTTCATAGTTTTCGAATTACAGATATtctattcatttttcatttttgatttgaaaacTATGAACGTTAGAATCTTGACTCacagtactttttttttttttaagagaattaaatttcctacgaGATCCCCTACAAATTATGTCTACCATAGACCTATAAATAGAATCGCTAGATTGGTAAATCAACGCTCGACTGACATCAACTTCTTTGAAGGATTCCTCTCATTGTTTTTAGCGATTGTAAAAAAGTCACTATGTACTAGTTAATTCTGcgtaataatattcatatgGGCAATTTGGTGTAATATTTTGTGattgtttgtttaataatttatgttttgattgtctttaaataatcatgattaattttttatgtattatgtCGTTtgacataaattaaataaataaattaattaatcacctCTGTAAGACACTATTATTACAGTAGACTCGCAATTTTCTTCCGGTCCTCGGGGATATTTGTAAGAAAATCGGGAGAAGGTTAAAAGCCGTTGTAATTGATGGTAGAGATCCGTCTGTGTGAATTTTTTGTGTCTTTGTCCAAGCATAAAAGATTTTTAAGACGCATAGTCTATTATCCTATTatctaatatttattattttattcatcataataatatatgaaatatagtTATAACTATTTTAATGATTCAATATTGTTAACAACAGTTTTTAGTACATGTACAATTATTCATTTCATTATAAACAAGTAAACAATGTATCCCGagtagcacagagacaactttCAGATGTCAAAAGATGTTATTTAAAaggacaagacaaatttttttttgtctcaaagccaagtttttttttattaataagacATACAGATGTTGGTCCTAGGAGttatagaaaatttgttcTTTTTCCCGCACTAAAAAAAGTCATCGCCATTGACAAGTCTTTCAAATGacatttgataattatttgtaatttactttttgctGCCGTTTGTATTAAGTCTTTtaagcagatatttttttcatgacaaATTTCTGATTGTTTGGTCAACATTTTGGTGCCTTATTAATCGGTCAAAAAAACAGCCTTAAAACTGctatcttatagatgtcacaaAGCCAAGTGTAGTACTTGGGATTCGTTGTGGAATTACTaacattatttgaattaaggtaagagacccagtacccggtCAGGGAACTAATAttcgatcactcatgtattggatctatctatatatctatacttactaaattttactaaatacaGACATAACTATatggagtgatcgagtactagttccctgatagGGTACTAGCTCTTTTACCTTATCGTTACAAACATTAATTGATATGGTActtatattattacttttatcaaAACTGTTATTAATCactttttcactaaaaattttgtaaaaacttttcttcaaaatgttaataattattttattaaatctttaggttttttaaataatgcggAAATAGTAAGCGCACAAGAGATAAAAACTGCCGTTGGGTTGAGAGTGCAAGTGAGAATTCGTTCGATTCGTTCTTGCTATTCTTTAATTTGTCTTTAAatgtatcaataaattattggaatacggaaaaataataaattaaaaaattgtatgttgtaaaataagtaacatttttaattgcaaAGATTAGTCTGTTAAGATGACAGTTtgtcaattattaatattttttatgaaaatttatttttgagtaCATTGCTTACTATACACTGACCTACTGTCGGGTAACAAACAGAAGGAAATCGAGAGTTTACTGTATATAACTAACTattagataattgaaaaaaaaaatcattaaatttacatgcttcttcaaaggaaaaatttcaaaattgtttaCATTGATGTTtagttggaattaagagctgaaactttgagaaatttttttctgatgtatagagaaaaaatcagtaagataagagacccagtacccgatcgttcatgtatttgtatatctatattcaataaattttactaaatatagatatacaaatacatggagtgatcgagtactagttccctgatcgggcattaggtcttttaccttaccTGGAGTAAAAGAAATAATGTTCATTCAAAACGaagcaccaaaaaaaaatatatatacatgtatatatatttatacatacacggaaaaaaaattgtagttgaTACAACAGCAGCTGTAGTTGAGGTTACTATAAGTTGGAGTAAAGAAATGCCAGCTCCAACTTGGAATAACTTCAACCACATGTGTAGTAACGTCCGTactaccctcgcagatttgaatcatggtggaaacacggtgggtttgttccatt is part of the Microplitis mediator isolate UGA2020A chromosome 11, iyMicMedi2.1, whole genome shotgun sequence genome and harbors:
- the LOC130678021 gene encoding uncharacterized protein LOC130678021 → MNKLILSEYEDINSLLLKPIVATQRIKYTCIHVSTNYVALGSTSGSIYLFTREPCTFQQLIPQSEGPVTHVLISPDEKTLALSTKRGSICVINIKPVKLLSIISNGRDTVITCLCWNEKSSEIYVGDNNGKVSTVVLSIFTVNGMFQAPSCALMHLDSSVVQMDYSSHYLLVSTLTRCYICDTSHEQFKQIGNKARDGEYGGCFFKNHEQVKSSLSLSSSSSSSSMATDASEKVQKSIGLTMMGLNDQPVDDNLIVYCTRPGCRLWEVNVSGTVVKTHQFKEALKPPAKIFKSSSIKSSYCDNDSSKNTQTINFSRLQVINNKYLLSYTTNNIFIIDPINTTIISTEFNNIFMINVIDDKIYIMTTLGTFHYLLLSTSDYLILKFYDHKLFDDCLQLCKLYRNDLTNDADINNVLLPIIASIQSNFTPQRLHSGIVVVNSGHGLFNNDEYNNYFLEINDKNKSEIKQKVDNESDEIILTNEFKSMTINGSNGDIKNNYFKINDSTNKSNDGDLESQFKNEFKNIQSDVEPIYELINSLKNCLNEDTDKIINDIIKNIMDIKNKYKQIELKQFIYEIIRSVERHYFNVLLENVMIDLYFENNFVIDEITRAFIDLNSSADCICEKNFLKNNYHAMEPKFIEVGINLLKLLVKVNKSNAINICCKIPYMWHEYFQIQIDNKFECDIIPLCLQTRDNKIIANLFILLDDDKELWNYAAESYKFMEKGICLVCKRKYKALISNDNEQFDVLDWSEIARLIIKKKNIDTAFKFLKNLEKLLPHVKLKENIYQSLIFTKLLDQHGLDHTVEFDGNKLNNDYNSICSSEVQKMLKESLEKDIEKEIIKKNLFGSGVHHWGIKFKTKSSICSSCTLSLQTPVLLGNNGISIFPCGHAYHVNCLLQKKSTKCFLHP